One part of the Oceanihabitans sp. IOP_32 genome encodes these proteins:
- a CDS encoding YggS family pyridoxal phosphate-dependent enzyme: MSISKNLNSLKSQLPEHVTLVAVSKTKPVSDLMEAYHAGQRIFGENKIQDMVDKFEAMPKDIAWHMIGHVQRNKVKYMASFVSLIHGVDNLKLLKEINKQAKNHDRIIECLLQIKIASEDSKFGMAPEEASRIIQSKEFSELQHIKVVGLMGMSTFTDDMNQVKEEFMTLKHTFDNLKTIETTNCKLETISMGMSGDYKLAIDCGSNMIRVGSSIFGARS, from the coding sequence ATGAGCATTTCAAAAAACCTTAACAGTCTAAAATCTCAATTACCAGAACACGTTACATTGGTGGCGGTATCGAAAACAAAACCTGTAAGCGATTTAATGGAGGCTTATCACGCTGGACAACGCATTTTTGGAGAAAACAAAATTCAAGACATGGTTGATAAATTTGAAGCCATGCCAAAAGATATCGCGTGGCACATGATTGGCCATGTACAGCGTAATAAGGTGAAATACATGGCTTCGTTTGTTAGTTTAATTCATGGGGTAGATAATTTAAAATTATTAAAAGAAATAAACAAACAAGCTAAGAACCACGATAGAATTATTGAATGCTTACTTCAAATAAAAATAGCATCAGAAGATTCTAAATTTGGAATGGCACCAGAAGAAGCCTCTCGAATTATTCAATCGAAAGAATTTTCAGAATTACAACACATCAAAGTGGTTGGCCTCATGGGGATGTCTACATTTACCGATGATATGAATCAAGTAAAAGAGGAATTCATGACGTTAAAACATACTTTCGATAATTTAAAAACTATAGAAACTACAAACTGCAAACTAGAAACTATTTCAATGGGCATGAGTGGTGATTATAAATTAGCTATTGATTGCGGTAGCAACATGATTCGCGTTGGAAGCAGTATATTTGGCGCTAGGAGTTAA
- a CDS encoding protein-L-isoaspartate(D-aspartate) O-methyltransferase → MKDTFKHKGLRQQLVELIKNKGITNEAVLKAIGNIPRHLFMDSGFLDHAYQDKAFPIAADQTISQPYTVAFQTELLDVKKGDKILEIGTGSGYQTAVLCELGTHVYSIERQQELFKKTSKFLPKLGYRAKKLIFGDGYKGLAEEAPFDGIIVTAGAPFVPKPLLSQLKVGGRLVIPVGDEVQTMTLFVRKGPKEFEQHEFGDFRFVPLLEDKN, encoded by the coding sequence TTGAAAGATACATTTAAACACAAAGGCCTTCGCCAACAACTAGTTGAGTTGATAAAAAACAAAGGCATAACTAACGAAGCGGTTTTAAAAGCTATTGGTAATATACCAAGACACTTATTTATGGACTCTGGTTTTTTAGATCACGCGTACCAAGATAAGGCATTTCCTATTGCGGCAGATCAAACTATTTCGCAGCCATATACCGTAGCTTTTCAAACGGAACTATTAGACGTAAAAAAAGGTGATAAAATTTTAGAAATTGGCACAGGTAGCGGCTATCAAACTGCTGTTTTGTGCGAATTGGGTACTCATGTTTACAGCATTGAACGCCAACAAGAATTGTTTAAAAAAACCAGTAAATTTTTACCAAAATTGGGGTATCGCGCTAAAAAACTTATTTTTGGTGATGGTTATAAAGGTTTAGCAGAAGAAGCGCCTTTTGACGGTATTATTGTTACCGCTGGCGCACCATTTGTGCCAAAGCCATTACTGAGCCAGTTAAAAGTAGGCGGAAGGCTGGTTATTCCTGTGGGCGATGAGGTGCAAACCATGACGCTTTTTGTACGAAAAGGTCCAAAAGAATTTGAACAACACGAATTTGGTGACTTTAGATTTGTACCCTTATTGGAAGATAAGAACTAG
- a CDS encoding 3-hydroxyacyl-CoA dehydrogenase family protein — translation MKNIAVIGAGTMGNGIAHTFAQSGFKVQLIDISEVSLKKGMETISKNLDRMVAKEKINETDKNKTLANISTFTTIAEGVKLADLVVEAATENIDLKLNIFKQLEAACPSHTILATNTSSISITQIAAVTQRPEMVIGMHFMNPVPIMKLVEIIRGYNTSNEVTHTIMELSKTLGKVPVEVNDYPGFVANRILMPMLNESIEALYNGVAGVEEIDTVMKLGMAHPMGPLQLADFIGLDVCLSILNVMYDGFKNPKYAPCPLLVNMVQAGKLGIKSGEGFYDYSENRKAEKVSKQFLK, via the coding sequence ATGAAAAACATCGCAGTAATTGGAGCAGGAACTATGGGTAATGGCATTGCTCATACCTTTGCACAAAGCGGATTTAAAGTTCAGCTTATCGATATTAGTGAGGTTTCGCTAAAAAAAGGCATGGAAACCATTTCTAAGAATTTAGATCGAATGGTTGCCAAAGAAAAAATAAATGAAACTGATAAAAACAAAACGCTTGCCAATATCTCGACCTTTACCACTATAGCTGAAGGCGTTAAATTGGCAGATTTAGTAGTTGAAGCTGCTACCGAAAACATCGATTTAAAACTAAATATATTTAAACAATTAGAAGCAGCATGCCCAAGCCATACCATTCTTGCTACTAATACCTCTTCAATTTCTATTACTCAAATTGCAGCCGTAACCCAACGACCAGAAATGGTTATTGGAATGCATTTTATGAATCCCGTTCCCATCATGAAATTGGTTGAAATAATTCGCGGTTACAACACAAGCAACGAGGTTACACATACCATTATGGAACTCTCTAAAACCTTAGGTAAAGTTCCTGTAGAAGTAAACGATTATCCTGGTTTTGTAGCCAATAGAATTTTAATGCCTATGCTAAACGAATCGATTGAAGCCTTATACAATGGCGTAGCTGGTGTTGAAGAAATTGATACCGTAATGAAATTAGGTATGGCACATCCCATGGGGCCCTTACAGCTCGCAGATTTTATAGGTTTAGATGTTTGCTTATCTATTTTAAATGTGATGTACGACGGGTTTAAAAATCCTAAATACGCCCCTTGTCCTCTATTAGTAAATATGGTTCAAGCCGGTAAACTCGGTATAAAATCTGGCGAAGGTTTTTATGATTATTCTGAAAATAGAAAAGCCGAGAAGGTTTCTAAGCAGTTTTTAAAGTAA
- a CDS encoding Xaa-Pro dipeptidyl-peptidase, protein MKNSFKLKPVILSVFIAIITTFYAVAQEKATPIFKDGKAQIVEAFNTPDKWIRHDLFVETSFDTDGDGKLDRMHVSVTRPYQTDTEGLKLPVIYESSPYYAGVAPDVEGVFWNVKHELGAMGPERTHPEVTRRGERPIISNSQIKTWVPRGYIVVHSSSPGTGFSQGSPTVGGSNESLAPKAVIDWLNGRAKGYTEPEGNEEVNAYWSTGKVGMTGTSYNGTIPLAAATTGVEGLEVIIPVAPNTSYYHYYRANGLVRSPGGYLGEDIDVLYDYIHSGDVSKRPHNNAKVRDTEMKNGMDRITGDYNDFWAGRDYLNQMAPMKAAMLMAHAFNDWNVMPEHSYRIYKKAKEMGLTTQIYYHQFGHGGPPPVSMMNKWFTQYLHGIENNIEAETNKAWIVREGDEIDAPTPYKDYPNPDAKNVTLYLTSGAPQTGGLTLTNTPNQGKETLVDNYSFTGEALARAEITDHRLLYVTPKLTQDVHISGIPQITVKLASSKPAANLSVWLVSLPWNDSRKAKITDNIITRGWADPQNHKSLTESKPLKPGKFYDITFNLEPDDQIIKAGQQIGLMIFSSDKEFTLHPKPGTELTIDLDSTQLMLPVVGGIEELKAAL, encoded by the coding sequence ATGAAAAATTCTTTTAAATTAAAACCTGTTATTCTTTCAGTTTTTATTGCAATCATCACAACTTTTTATGCTGTCGCTCAAGAAAAAGCAACTCCTATTTTTAAAGATGGTAAAGCACAAATTGTTGAAGCCTTTAACACGCCAGATAAATGGATAAGACACGATTTGTTTGTTGAAACTTCTTTTGATACCGATGGCGATGGTAAATTAGACCGCATGCATGTGAGCGTAACAAGACCCTATCAAACCGATACCGAAGGTTTAAAACTTCCGGTTATCTACGAGTCTAGTCCGTATTACGCTGGTGTTGCGCCAGATGTGGAAGGCGTGTTTTGGAATGTGAAGCATGAGTTGGGCGCAATGGGCCCAGAACGCACACATCCAGAGGTAACGCGAAGGGGTGAACGCCCAATAATATCGAATTCTCAAATTAAAACTTGGGTACCCAGAGGTTATATTGTTGTACATTCATCGTCTCCTGGCACTGGGTTTTCCCAAGGCTCACCAACTGTTGGTGGCAGCAATGAATCCCTAGCCCCAAAAGCAGTAATCGACTGGCTAAATGGGCGTGCAAAGGGCTATACCGAACCTGAGGGCAATGAGGAGGTTAACGCCTATTGGAGTACGGGAAAAGTAGGCATGACTGGAACATCTTATAACGGCACCATCCCCCTAGCAGCCGCGACAACTGGTGTAGAAGGTTTAGAAGTTATTATACCTGTAGCGCCAAACACCTCGTATTATCACTATTACCGTGCTAACGGTCTAGTGCGTTCTCCAGGAGGTTATTTAGGAGAAGACATTGATGTTTTATACGATTACATTCATAGTGGCGACGTGTCTAAACGCCCTCATAACAACGCTAAAGTAAGAGATACCGAAATGAAAAATGGTATGGATAGAATTACTGGCGATTATAACGACTTTTGGGCGGGACGTGATTACCTAAACCAAATGGCTCCCATGAAAGCCGCCATGCTCATGGCCCACGCCTTTAACGATTGGAATGTTATGCCAGAACACAGCTACCGTATTTATAAGAAAGCGAAAGAAATGGGTTTAACTACACAGATATATTACCACCAATTTGGTCATGGTGGACCACCACCTGTTAGTATGATGAACAAATGGTTTACTCAGTACTTACATGGCATTGAGAACAATATAGAAGCCGAAACCAACAAAGCTTGGATTGTTCGTGAAGGAGACGAAATAGATGCCCCAACACCTTATAAGGATTACCCAAATCCCGATGCTAAAAATGTAACCTTATATTTAACCTCTGGTGCTCCACAAACGGGTGGTTTAACCCTTACAAACACCCCTAATCAAGGTAAAGAAACGTTAGTTGATAATTATTCGTTTACAGGTGAAGCTTTGGCTCGAGCCGAAATTACCGACCACCGTTTACTATATGTAACCCCTAAACTAACACAAGATGTTCACATTTCGGGCATTCCCCAAATTACAGTAAAATTAGCGAGTAGTAAGCCTGCTGCAAATTTATCGGTTTGGCTGGTTTCACTGCCGTGGAATGACAGCAGAAAAGCAAAAATAACCGATAATATTATTACTCGTGGTTGGGCAGACCCCCAAAACCATAAATCATTAACCGAAAGCAAACCTTTAAAACCAGGCAAATTTTACGACATCACATTTAATTTAGAACCTGATGACCAGATTATAAAAGCAGGACAACAAATTGGTTTAATGATATTCTCTAGCGATAAAGAATTTACCTTACACCCTAAACCAGGTACCGAATTAACTATTGATTTGGATAGCACACAGTTGATGCTTCCTGTAGTTGGTGGGATTGAAGAACTCAAGGCAGCTCTATAG
- a CDS encoding Gfo/Idh/MocA family protein codes for MLKAGVLGAGHLGKIHLRLLNQSDKYNLIGFYDADAENGKKVEEEFGYKFFDTIEALIEAVDMVDIVTPTLSHYECAKQAIAKGKHIFIEKPITNTVEEAEHIRELLAEHNLRGQVGHVERFNPAFTAVKNDIKSPMFIETHRLAEFNPRGTDVPVVLDLMIHDIDIILSVVKSKVKNISASGVSVISETPDIANARIEFENGCVANLTASRISLKNMRKTRFFQKDAYISVDFLEKKCEVVKMKDAPEHPGDFDMILQNAEGVKKQIYFDNPEVANNNAILDELESFADAINNNTTPVVTLHDGTEALRVATMIINQF; via the coding sequence ATGTTAAAAGCTGGAGTACTAGGTGCTGGACATCTAGGCAAAATTCATTTAAGACTTCTTAATCAGTCTGACAAATACAACCTTATTGGTTTTTATGATGCAGATGCCGAGAATGGTAAAAAAGTTGAAGAAGAGTTTGGTTATAAATTTTTCGATACTATTGAAGCCCTTATCGAAGCCGTAGATATGGTCGATATAGTAACCCCTACATTATCGCATTATGAATGTGCAAAGCAAGCCATTGCCAAAGGCAAACACATTTTTATTGAAAAACCAATAACCAACACGGTTGAAGAGGCCGAACATATTAGAGAATTATTAGCCGAGCACAACCTTCGCGGCCAAGTAGGTCATGTAGAACGCTTTAATCCTGCGTTTACAGCGGTAAAAAACGATATTAAATCGCCCATGTTTATTGAAACGCATAGATTGGCCGAATTTAATCCGCGTGGAACCGATGTGCCTGTAGTCTTAGATTTAATGATTCATGATATTGATATTATTCTTAGCGTCGTAAAATCGAAAGTAAAAAATATTTCTGCAAGTGGGGTTTCCGTAATTAGTGAAACACCAGATATTGCCAATGCCCGTATTGAGTTCGAAAATGGCTGTGTTGCCAATTTAACAGCCAGTAGAATATCACTAAAAAATATGCGCAAAACACGCTTCTTTCAAAAAGACGCCTATATCTCGGTCGATTTTTTAGAAAAAAAATGCGAAGTGGTTAAAATGAAAGATGCCCCAGAGCATCCTGGTGATTTCGATATGATTCTTCAAAATGCCGAAGGTGTAAAAAAGCAAATCTATTTTGATAACCCAGAAGTTGCCAATAATAATGCTATTTTAGACGAGCTAGAATCTTTTGCCGATGCCATTAATAATAACACCACACCTGTGGTGACTTTGCACGACGGTACTGAAGCTTTACGTGTAGCAACCATGATTATCAATCAATTTTAA
- a CDS encoding exonuclease domain-containing protein codes for MYAILDIETTGGKYNEEGITEIAIYKYDGHQVVDQFISLINPEREIQPFVVNLTGINSKMLRNAPKFYEVAKRIVEITEDCILVAHNAQFDNRILKTEFRRLGFDFERKTLCTVELAKDLIPGQASYSLGKLVRSLGIPVTDRHRASGDALATVKLFKMLLDKDTSKNIIQQSIRLNPKFQLEPRLLDIIEQMPSVTGVYYMHKADGEIIYIGKSNNIKKRINQHFTNTNQKSKKIQQHVATVTYDATGSELVALLKESAEIKSNKPIYNRALRRHVFTHALYHFKDENGYINLKIDVADGRKKPITTFTNRESGKAFITKAVEDYKLCQKLVGLYKTKTSCFGYEIKTCNGACINKETPEIYNQRVESLIEKNSYKNKNMVIVDKGRAIDERSAILIENGVFKGYGYFNLNYQINNIEVLESIITPMENNRDTQHIIQGYLRKNKRLKIIRLN; via the coding sequence TTGTACGCAATATTAGACATAGAAACCACTGGAGGCAAGTATAATGAAGAAGGCATTACAGAAATTGCCATTTACAAATACGATGGTCACCAAGTTGTAGACCAATTTATAAGTCTTATAAACCCAGAACGCGAAATACAACCTTTTGTAGTAAATCTTACCGGTATAAATAGCAAAATGCTACGAAATGCACCTAAGTTTTATGAGGTCGCTAAGCGCATTGTAGAAATTACCGAAGATTGCATTCTGGTAGCCCATAACGCTCAATTTGACAACAGAATTTTAAAAACCGAATTTAGACGCTTGGGTTTCGATTTTGAGCGTAAAACCCTCTGCACCGTAGAATTGGCAAAAGATTTAATACCGGGGCAAGCCTCGTACAGTCTGGGTAAGTTGGTGCGCTCACTTGGCATTCCGGTTACCGATAGGCATCGGGCTTCGGGCGATGCTTTAGCAACCGTGAAATTGTTTAAAATGTTGTTGGATAAAGACACCTCAAAAAATATTATTCAACAATCTATCCGCTTAAATCCCAAGTTTCAACTAGAGCCAAGACTTCTAGATATTATTGAGCAAATGCCATCTGTAACTGGTGTGTATTATATGCATAAAGCCGATGGAGAAATTATATACATTGGCAAAAGTAACAATATTAAAAAACGAATCAATCAGCATTTCACAAACACCAATCAGAAATCTAAAAAAATTCAACAACATGTGGCCACGGTAACTTACGATGCCACTGGAAGTGAATTGGTAGCCCTATTAAAAGAAAGCGCAGAAATTAAAAGCAATAAGCCCATTTATAACAGAGCATTAAGACGCCATGTATTTACTCATGCCCTCTATCATTTTAAAGATGAAAATGGTTATATTAATTTAAAAATTGATGTGGCCGATGGTAGAAAAAAACCAATCACAACGTTTACTAACCGCGAAAGCGGAAAAGCTTTTATTACAAAAGCGGTTGAAGATTACAAGCTCTGCCAAAAACTAGTAGGACTCTACAAAACCAAGACCAGTTGTTTTGGCTACGAGATTAAAACCTGTAATGGGGCGTGTATAAATAAAGAAACTCCAGAAATTTACAACCAACGTGTAGAATCTTTAATTGAAAAAAACAGCTACAAAAACAAGAATATGGTTATTGTGGACAAAGGCAGAGCAATAGACGAACGTAGTGCCATACTAATTGAAAACGGGGTATTTAAAGGCTATGGCTATTTTAATTTGAATTATCAAATAAATAATATTGAGGTATTAGAATCTATTATTACCCCAATGGAGAACAATAGAGATACTCAACATATTATTCAAGGCTACTTGAGAAAAAATAAACGGTTAAAAATTATTAGGTTAAATTAA